A region of the Apium graveolens cultivar Ventura chromosome 6, ASM990537v1, whole genome shotgun sequence genome:
ttattattttagaGAGAATATTAATTTATTAAGGTTTTAGTGTAGATGAAGTGGTCACTACGGAATATCAAAAAATGCTGCAACAATTACTCAGTTGTGGACGACTAAATCGCATGCTTCATAAATATCGTATACTATCTTTGATGATagttattttttatatattttatagatAGATTGACATAAAAGCAGTGAAATGGCCTCAACGACGTTTAGTCGGTAAACATGAATTGTATATGGAACCAAAATAAAGTGTGAAAAGTGATGCGCCTTAGTTTTTGTGCAAAGATTAAGAGAAGTCTCCCGAAGGCATATATAAACAAAATTTCTTAATGGTTTGTAGACATGAAAATcatttcgtgtactttcgtatTAGCTGTATCGAACACATAATATGGCTTGTTACTGAAACTAGACGTGACAATTCATTCGTTTCATATACTTTTGtatcgtgtactttcgtgtttcgtgtagaTAATGCCAAATCAAATCCCAACCCATTAAAGATTTATTCcgtttcgtgttcgtgtaccttTATTTCGTTTAAGTTTCCTGTCGTGTTCAtgtaaattttgaataaaatagaaattaagataaataaataaaaatatttaaatattaaatttttactaGTCGAGTTTTTAAATTAATATGGCATAAATAATCAATTTTGGTCAAAACTTGTGAAAATTAAATTTAAAActattttgtatttattttatgtaaatattatattcaaaaaattatttaaaaacatGTATTTATGTAATTTTAAATAGGTATTCACTTTGTGTAttttcgtttcgtgtcgtgtacctaAAGGTAAACTCATAACGGATTATAAATTTATGTGTATAATATGTTCATATACTTTGATGTTCCTGAACCACAAATTGCCAACTCTACCTCAAATATTTGAACCAAATGTAGGGTCTTTTATACCTCTACATGTCCCATCTTTTTACACATATACTCGTTGAGCACACTCAACTAAATGCTTAATTGGTTAAGCTTTAGAACTTTGACTGAGAATAATGCTATCAATAGAACTGAGTCACATTAGAATAAAGAAGTTGGACATTAAATTGCATTTCAATTTCTCTCCACTTGTTAGTTACAAACAAATACCGTGAAacataaatttaaaattaaatcacATTGTAAAATGAAGAATGCAtgtatataaattaataaaatactaaTTAGCAAATCATCATCATCCGATAGTAGAATATATTTAAATCATCATCCCaaaaattgaaatattttgactctaaaatatatttaaattgtTAGACATTTTCGTTAAATTAACACATATATTAAAGAAGTAGAATATGAAACTGCCGATAGTAGTAGGTTGTAATGGATAAATGCGACGAAGGCACGACCGGAGATATCAGATAGTAGCTAAGTTATCTGTAAGAAAAGTGGGCCCAATTTGATTTATCTTGTGACAACGACATTTTGGTACAAAAAGGACGACATTTTGGTAAAAAAGGTATAGGATAATTTAATTAGCGAAAAAAGGTACAAGAGAAGTTGAGTAGGAATATGTCACACGTCGGCATCGCCAGCAACATTCTTATCTTGTTCGtatagaatttttttttattcacctataaataaattatttttcagattttatttcttcatataaattgtttataataattaaatctatATTATTATGGAGTAGCATGTGTTGTAAGTTTGTAACAATAGGAATGAAACAAAAAGCAAAATCGTGAGGGCCACATCAACTAAATCTTTTCACTAGGTTCTACAGAagtttttcaaaaatatttataataaattttgaactGCGTGAGTTCAAGAAATGATATGAAAGTGAAAACAAAATTTTCTAAATTCGTCAATGATCAATTGACTATACATTCTATAACTTAAAGTTTATTATTGTAAGATTGGACAGGGACCAGAGCTGACCGAAAAATTGTGTTGATGAATATAATAGTTTAATTTTTATTCGATTATATATTATAATACTATGATTTTATTACTTACGCAtaaacaaaattattattttattttattgaagAAGTGCTATTGAGCCCTGATCTTAAACACAACTATAAATATATAAGATGTAATATTTAAAATTACTATTCACTCAAATTATATTGTGCGCAGTGAAATGTTAAGATCCGAacaaaattattaatattattatttaattacttatgtATAGACAAAATTATTGTTTATTTTGGAAGAAGTGTTGGTCATCTTAAACACACTTGTGAATATTTTATAagtataataataaaaaactTTCATTCACTCAATTTACAAACGTGCGATGTGAATGGTTATCAAACTGCAACGTAAAATTTCTTTGAATTGCAAATTCTATTATACATGTACGAGGTAAAATTTCATTGTATTGCAAATCCTATTTTTTGAAATGTGAAATTAATTGCGTAAATTATACTCGTTGAAATCTGAACAATACTTCATGATATACAAATTATATTTTAAGCATCTTACACCAAAATCAAATGGAAGGATTTAACATTAATTTAAAGACAATGACTTTAAAGATTTAAATAAATTTGGATATCACTTTATCAAATTGATATAACTAAAGTATTTGCAAAACCAAGCAAAACCTCTTATCAAAGTCTAATGGTATATGAATGAAAATGTCGCTACTAAAGGTGGCTGTCTAAACCATCTGCTTCCTAATTATCGTATATTATCTTAGACGATAGTTATTTATTATATACTTTGGAGATAACATGACGCAAATTTAGCAAAACTATCAAAATGACGTTTAGTTGATAAACATGAATTATATATGAAACCAACATAAAGTGCAGAAAGTGAGGCGGCGTATCTTGTTTGCGTACAAAGGTTAGTATAGGCAAGTTAAATATATAAACAAAATTCCTTTATAATTTCTAGACATGATAATTATTTCATATCTTGTACCATTGTTAAAAAACGATAGAGAATGACATGAAAATTTAGAGCATACAATAGTACCTTTATTATGTAACATTTATTTATATTACAATTCACACAATGTAAGAGATTTGCAGTGTACACATTCTACCTCATTGTTATTTTAATTTCATAACAGAAATGTACTGAAAAAATATCCAAACGAGCACCAATTGAAATACAACTACATGCTTCCTCTGTTCACGCAAAACTGCGTAACAATGACATAATCGAAATATAAAATACGACATTGTGCTATAGCAGTCTATAGGGGCGAAATAGATTTTATTAGGGGAGTATTGGTGTCGTCCTTGCTTAGTACAAACAGCTCCAGCTCCTTTTCAGTCCTTTCCCATCGTTTTTTTCCTTGTGAGCTTTCATGAACTCCTCCATGTACTGAAGGAAAACATTTTCATTGTCCGCAAAATTACAATGTATGTGTATACTGCAATTTGTTATATGAAGTGATTAGTGTATGGTCAACATACCTTCTGCTTCATCCTCTTTGTCGCTATTTGCTTACGTATGCATTAATCAATAAGAGAAGTAAAATAATTATACCAATTTGTTTTATAGAACCAAAGTTGTAGCCGGAGTCTTACTTGCCAAAACATGTTGTAGTCCTGCATTCTCTTCTTTTATAACCTGTAGTTCTGCTTCCAAATCACATTTATGAGCCTTGCCAATATGAAATTATGAAAACAAACATTTAAAATAGACTTGGCCTAGCCCTTTTAAATACCGCGGTTTTAATATAAACATTTCTTATTTATATGAACATTTCTGTTGGAGTTAATCTTGAATATTTGATTACCTTATTTAGTCCAGCTGTTTGTTTAAGTAATTGATTTGGTCATTATGATTCAGAGAGATTTTAGGAGTGCCAGCAAATAATGATAGGAGTGGAGTAATATTAAGAAGGTGGTGTGATTCTGTTTTCCTGATCTGTTGCCATAATGTGTGGTGTTTATTTTCTTTATAAGCTTTGTTTTCCTGTtcaataaaatattgagaaagagTTGTTGCTCGAAGTACTTTGTCTTATGTTTAGTTTTACATATTTACTCATCTGGTGTCAAATAATTACAATATTGTGGTATCAGATCCATATAGGTTGCAGTAGTACGTATGTCAAAAACACAGACAATGGATATGGGAAAGAGCAAGGGAGAATCAATGGGCTTGAGTTACCCAATGTTGACCAGGATGAACTATACCGTTTGGGCAATGAAAATGAAGGTGCTTATACAAGCACATGGTGTTTGGGAGGCGATAGAACAAACAGATCTAAAGGCACAAACTGATCAAAAGGCATGTGCAAAAGAACGGGTTGACAAAGTGGCTCTTGCAATGATCTATCGAAGCATTCCAGAGGAAATGCTACTTTCTCTGTCAGATAAGAAAAAGGCAAAAGATGCTTGGGAAGCATTGAGAATTATGAGTCAAGGCGCAGACAGAGCTAAGGCGGCCAAGGTTCAGACTTTGAAGGCAGAATTCGAGACTCTTAGTATGAAAGAAACGGAGTTATTGGATGATTTCTGTATGAAACTTAATGGACTGGTGACAAACATTCGAGCCCTTGGAGAAGATGTGAAGGAAACTTACGTGATTAAGAAATTGCTTCGTGCAGTCCCACAAAAATTCTTACAAATAGCGTCCACAATGGAACAATTTAGGAATTTTGAAATAATGAAGGTGGAGGAGGTAATTGGTTCACTAAAAGAACATGAAGAAAGAGGGAAGTACAGAAAATGTGAATAGTCAACTGCTACTCACAGAGGAAGAATGGATTACAAAAGAAAAAAATGAAGGTAAATTACTTCTTACCAGGGAAGAATGGCAAAAACGTATGAATCGAGGAAGTGCTGAAGGAAGCCATAAATGAGAGGTCATGGTGGGAGAGATAAGAGCAGGATCACATGCTATAATTGTCATATGTATGGACACTATGTTGTTGAGTGTCGAAGACCAAAGCGTGACAAAGAAGGGAGGCAAGAAGCTCTTATGACAAGGACCGAAGATGATGAATCAGCACTCTTGCTGGCAAGCCATAGAAAAGAATTGATGTTGAACGAAGATAATGTGACACCAAAGCTGTTGACAGATAAGAAGACAAAGAATATAAATTCAAATGTGTGGTACCTAGACAACGGGGCAAGTAATCATATGACGGGGGAGAGAGAAAAATTCATAGAACTAAACGAGAAGATAACAGGAATAGTAAGGTTTGGAGATGGTTCGGTTGTGGAAATCAAGGGAAAGGGACTGATAACCTTTAAGTGTAAAAATGGTGAAGAACGGATGTTACATGAGGTATTTTACATTCCTTCTCTATGTAGTAACATAATTAGTTTGGGTCAACTCTCAGAAGAAGGTAATAAGGTTGTTTTGAAGGGTAACTATCTGTGGGTGTATGAGAAATAAGGGGAATTGCTTATGAAAGTACAAATATCTCCAAATAGATTATATAAACTGATTGTTGAAACCATAAAGTGAAAATGTTTGTTGACCAAGTCAGATGAGGTAACAAATTTGTGGCACACTCATTTAGGACATGTAAATCATATGTCTATGACACTAATACAAAAGCACAAGATGGTATATGGTCTGCCTAATATGTCAATGCCAAAACAAGTTTGTAAAGCGTGTTTGATATCAAAATAGACAAGAAAGGCTTTTCCGCAGAAGTCAAGCTATAGTGCAACAAATGTTCTACAGTTGGTACATGGTGACTTGTGCGGACCTATAGAACCCACTACGCCCGGAggaaataaatatttttttctctTGGTGGATGATTTTAGTCGGGTAATGTGGGTATACATGCTAAAAAATAAGGACGAGGCGTTTGATGCTTTTAAGAGGTTTAGAGCCAAAGTTGAAGATGGTGGAGAAAAGAAGATAAGAGTTTTTCATAGTGACCGTGGAGGGGAATTTACATCAAATGCATTCAAGGCTTATTGCGAGGACTCATGAATCGAGAGACAGTACACAGCTCCTTATACACCCCAACAAAATGGGGTAATAGAGCGTAGAAACATGACAGTTCTGGAGATGGCACGTTGCTATTTGAAAGAAAAGGAAATGCCATCATTATTCTGGGGTGAGGCTGTTCGACATGCGGTGTATGTGTTGAATCGATTATCAACTCGAGCATTGTCAAGTGAGACACCCAATGAAGCTTGGACGGGCAAAAAACCAAATTTGTGGCATTTACGTATTTTTGGTTGcttgacttatatgaaagttcCAAGCGTTAATACAAAGAAATTGGATGACAGGAGTATTCAAGTAATTAATCTTGGAAGTGAACCAGGCACCAAGGCGTATAGAGTATATGACCCTGTGGGGAAGCGTATACATGTGAGCAGAGATGTCGTTTTCGAAGAAACAAAGGGATGGTCATGGGCATAACAAGAAAATGATAATTCATGCAATTCAAGTTCATTCTCAGTGCTAGAAATACTTGAGAGAGATGGAAATGAAATTGTTGTCGAAGAACTATCGGATGTTGAAGAAACATGGGGAGATGAAGTCACGATACCTTCGCACACACAAGGAAGGAATGAGAGTAGCACTGAAAGTTCACCATTGTCACAGATGTCAGGGACAAGTTTAAGTTTAGACATATATGATGGGAGCACAGAACCAAGCAAGTTCAGGCCTCTCTCATAGATTTATGCTGATGCGGAAGAAGTAAAAATAAATGAAGAACTACTGATGATAGAAGGTGAAGAACCACATAATTATGAACAAGCTGTAAAAATAAAAGATTAGAGGATaactatggatgaagaaattaaatCCATAGAAAAAATGGCACTTGGAAATTGACTAAATTACCAGATGGGCACAAGGTAATTGATATGAAGTGGGTTTTTAAACTGAAAAAGGATGCAAGTGGGAAAGTTATGAAACACAAGGCTCGTTTGGTTGTAAAGGGGTATGTACAAGAACACAGAGTCGACTATGATGAAGTTTATGCTCCAGTCACCAGGTTAGAAATAATTCGATTATTGTTGGCATTAGCAGCTAAGAACGACTGGCAAGTCCATCATCTTGATGTGAAGACAGCGTTTCTAAATGGAGACATTAATGAGGAAGTATGCGTTGCACAAACAAAGGGATACATCAAAGAAGGATAGGAAGAATTGGTGTATAAACTTTACAAAGTGTTGTATGGCCTAAAGTAGGCACCACGTGCGTGGTACGCAAAATTAAACAGCTACTTGGAAAATCTTGGATTCAAAAGGTGTCCCTCAGAACATGGTGTGTACACTCGATGAAATAAGGATGAAGTGCTGATAATATGTGTGTATGTCGATGACATACTAGTGACAGGAACTGACTTGTCAAGCATTGAGATTTTTAAGAAGCAGATGAGTCAGGTGTTTGAAATGAGTGATATGGGATCATTGGCATATTACCTGGGAATAGAAGTAAAGCAAGAAGATGGTGTTATCAAATTAAAACAAACGAGCTATGCTAAGAAAATTCTGGCACAAGCAGGTTTGACAGATTGTAATCCAACAAAGTTTCCTATGGATCCTAACGAGCAACTAACGAAGGATGAGAGTGGCAAAAGGGTTGACAGCACCAAGTATAGGAGCTTAGTGGGTGGCTTACGATATCTGGTGCATACCAGACCAGCCATAGCATTTTCAGTAGGGATGGTGAGTAGGCATATGGAGCACCCAACAATGTTACATTTAAATGCAGTGAAGAGGATAATAAGGTATATGAAAGGTACATTGGAGTTGGGTCTTTCTTACTCAAAAACAAGTGGAAACAATATCTTAACAGGTTTTTCAGACAGTGATTTTGCTGGTCATGTTGAGGATAGATGAAGTACAGGGGGAATGGCCTTCTACTTGAATGAAAGTTTGATAACATGGGTCTCTCAGAAGCAAAAATGCGTAGCATTGTCATCCTGCGAGGCGGAATTTATGGCTGCAACTGCAGCAGCATGTCAAAGCATATGGTTGCGGAATATTCTACAACAGGTGACAAATGAGAAGATAGGACCAGTGACTCTTTACATTGACAACAAATCGGCCATAGACCTTGCCAAGAATCCTGTGTTTCATGGACGAAGCAAACACATTGATATTCATTATCATTTCATTCGTCAATGCATTGAGCGTGGTGAAATTGAAGTAAAGCATGTTCCTGGTGAGAGTCAGCGTGCATATATTTTGACAAAAGCTTTGTCAACTATAAAATTTGAGAAAATGAGAAAGCTCCTGGGAGTTAATAATGTTGCAAGTCCAATTCAAGATTAAGGGGGAGAATGTTGGAGTTAATCTTGAATATTTGATTACCTTATTTAGTCCAGCTGTTTGTTTAAGTAATTGACTTGGTCATTATGTTTCAGAGAGATTTTAGGAGTGCCATCAAATAATGATAGGAGTGGAGTAATATTAAGAAGGTGGTGTGATTCTGTTTTCCTGATCTGTTGCCACAATGTGTGGTGTTTATTTTCGTTATAAGCTTTGTTTTTCTGTtcaataaaatattgagaaagagTTGTTGCTCGAAGTACTTTGTCTTGTGTTTAGTTTTACATATTTACTCATCTGGTGTCAAATAATTACAATAATTTCTTCTCACATAAAAATTTAAACAAAAGTAAATTTTTCTACAACCACCTAAGTATTAAGTATCACTTTGCATCTTCCACATTATTCATTCACGGTATAATCATTTCACGGGAAATTGACCGTACCTGCCTCCTTGCCCTTGAACTGGCTGTAGATTCTCTGTTTCTAATCATACAGGGCTGCTTCCTTTGTACCACCATCTCCAACTGACCACTGCACATGTCTGCTGCATTACCATACTTGTCAAATTTAAGGGAAACTAAACTAGCAGAACTTCTCATGGTTGGTATCCACTGGCCATTCTTTCTGGCAGTGGCTGATAAACCGGCACATTTCCTCCCCCTCCCGAGGCAGTAACAACTGCACAACCAGGTGTACATGACTGCTGCAGAGGAGGTGAACGATCATGTGCCCGCACCACACCAGCCATAATTAGAAAATCCTCGAGGTTCATCTCTTTCTTTGTTGCCTGATTCTGGACAGAGTTAACTTCCTGAAAATTAGCAGTATCATTCACTGATGATGTTTTTATCTCGCCTTCAGGAAACTATGGATTAGTATTGGCTGTGGCTGCAGCTGTGGGGATTGTGGCTGCTCCCATGGGGGCAGCAGTGCTAAGGGAAATATCGGGGCTTGGGAGAAGTTGTTCAGGAGTTCACCAATGTTCATTGATCCGGAGCTTCCAATGTCATCAGAGAATGTGTGTTGAAACACCTCAAGGAGGAAAAAGATTGATGACGATCTAGGGATGGGAGGGCGTGGCTCTCAAGATATTGTGGGTTTGTCGATTGAAGAGATGATTAAAGACATTCATCATCATATAATTATTGATATAAGCAACGAGGCATGAAACCGAATTAGAGATAAAATAAGATAATAAATATGTACATCTAGTATAAGCAATATTCAGATGCACTAAAAATACAAAGACCACTTATCAACCATGGATTATGTACAGTAGTTGGGAGACTTCTATTGTGAGTGTCCTACATTTCAAATTGGAATTAAAGGATTGTAATAAAAAGAAGTACTAGGTTGGGGAGAGAGCAAACCAAATCTCTGATTTTGCAAAAAGAATGACCAAGTTAATTTACGAGACTGATTAAAGTTGAATGCTGATTCATAGAGATGAAATGGTCACTACAAAATGTAAAAACTTAATGGGCAGTTTAATTATGGACGGCTAAACGTTTGCTTCATAAATATTTTATACTATCTCAGTGTATACTTATTTATTATATGCTTTAGTATCTTCACAGATAAAGTTAAACTGTCGCGTTGACGTTCAGTTGATAAACATGAATTAGTTGATAAACATGAATCGTATATAACGAATAAAAATAAAGCGCGGAAAATGACAAGACTTATTTTGCTTTCATACAAAGGTAAATAGAGGTATACGATAGTTAGATATAAACAAAATTACTTTACAATTTGTAGGCATGATAATCATTTTGTGTCGTTTACTGCACAACaacatttattttaattaaaattttcaCAATTATTCATTTTTCTATAATATTGGAGGacacaaaaataattttttcttcCGGCCTTAAATATTCTAGGGTCGCCCCGATGCCAAGTACTTTTTAGGGAATATCTTTTTTATATATTTGAAGGAACAaagaaatattaaaatatataggCATAAAAATTATCTTTGTTAAGAACATGTCTTAAATTATTGTTATATAAAACTATCGAAAAAAATAAAATTCTAGTAGCAacagaattaaaaaaaattaagggCACACTTCCTTGTTTTAGGCCTTGTTTGGAATGGGGTTTGAGCAGGTTGGGTTGGGCTAGGCTACGGTAGGTTGGGTTAGACTCGATTGAACCCTTACCTCATTTGGATGTAGTTGCAAAGTTAGTAAGGGTTAAACCCTTGACATGTTTGGTTTGGAGTTGGAGTAAGGTTGGTTTTTATCATgtataaattatatattgaaaAACTAGTGAATGTTTTTAAATTTAATCTAAAAATTTTAactaaattttaaaatatttttaaaaaatttaaaaaaaatcaaaaagaaaaaaatgaaaaaactTTAATAGAGAGAGTGAGAAAGAGAGACCCCAAATTGAGGTGTTGAAAAGTTCAATTTTTGTATTGCAAATTAACTCCTTTCAACCCTTGATGAACCCTCACAAAACGCAACCCCTGTTTTGACAAACTTTCCCAAACATGGTTCTCATGAGCCCGTCCCAACCACTGACAAAACAAATGAATCTTTATACAGTAAATTAAtactcgataaattaataatctcGTTAAATTAATAATTTCTTGTAATCCCGAGTCGGACCCTTTATGCTAAATTAATAATTCCCTAAATTTAGAAGataacattttttttattaatgCATATAAGTcccatataatatataaattaataattacatattacatcaaaattataaatttttaggATGCACTTTAATAGTAATCCTCAATTGTAACCTGCTTCCTTTTAAAATTGATGTCGACTTGTactttattttgaattttttttaatgcATTATGGAGATCTGGCATACTATGTTCATATTGCAAGAGGAAATTACGTAATATAATTGTTGCTTTAAGGACATCTTTTCTTGAGACTGACTCCAACTGTGTACTATCATCTtcattaacttcatcttctttctTATTTTCAGACACCGGTAATAATTTGTTCATCATCCCACAatttaattaaattcataaatatttcttaatgttattttaagtattcaatagatgaaaataaattattattctgagaattgaatatgttataaaattttaaataatatattttgataaattaataaattattaatatatcgataaattaataaattattatcgatatattaatattttaattaattaatattttttcatGGTACCAAAGGTATTATATTATCGAGGTTATACTATATtaagattttcaaaagtttagTGTAAATGGTGCTATTTGTGGAAAAGTACAAGGTGTGCAACAAATGGTAATGAACGGTCTGGAGATAGTCCCGAGATACACAATTCAAGTAAAGTAATATATTTAAGCAGCTAAGTATATTAGCAGagataattattaataaataatattcacaTTTGTTAAGAGTAAAAATCTGTTTGGATCTTTCTCTAACAGTTTAAGATTTCAGATGGATTGGTTACTTAATTTAGTATCAGAGCTCGTTTTAAGAAGGGCAGGTTACGTTTCTTACCTTTTACtcataatattatattttttcttAATCTTCATGCCCAAACTTTATGTATCTATTATATCTTAATGAGCACTAGTGAAGAGACCCAAAAATTTGTACTAAGAATGacatttttgtaaatattttgaCCCATATTATTGAAATTTGACCAGTGGGTCGACCCATTTTCCTAAATCAACTAATCCTATACAAAAATGCATGGATTCATGTACTATCCACATCTTAAATTGTATTTATAGTTATTAAAAAATCA
Encoded here:
- the LOC141665128 gene encoding uncharacterized protein LOC141665128, which codes for MDMGKSKGESMGLSYPMLTRMNYTVWAMKMKVLIQAHGVWEAIEQTDLKAQTDQKACAKERVDKVALAMIYRSIPEEMLLSLSDKKKAKDAWEALRIMSQGADRAKAAKVQTLKAEFETLSMKETELLDDFCMKLNGLVTNIRALGEDVKETYVIKKLLRAVPQKFLQIASTMEQFRNFEIMKVEEVIGSLKEHEERGKYRKCE